From Pan troglodytes isolate AG18354 chromosome 9, NHGRI_mPanTro3-v2.0_pri, whole genome shotgun sequence, the proteins below share one genomic window:
- the ZFP91 gene encoding E3 ubiquitin-protein ligase ZFP91 isoform X4 — MALIFKDLGVCIEKVTTDKDPKEEKEEEDDSALPQEVSIAASRPSRGWRSSRTSVSRHRDTENTRSSRSKTGSLQLICKSEPNTDQLDYDVGEEHQSPGGISSEEEEEEEEEMLISEEEIPFKDDPRDETYKPHLERETPKPRRKSGKVKEEKEKKEIKVEVEVEVKEEENEIREDEEPPRKRGRRRKDDKSPRLPKRRKKPPIQYVRCEMEGCGTVLAHPRYLQHHIKYQHLLKKKYVCPHPSCGRLFRLQKQLLRHAKHHTDQRDYICEYCARAFKSSHNLAVHRMIHTGEKPLQCEICGFTCRQKASLNWHMKKHDADSFYQFSCNICGKKFEKKDSVVAHKAKSHPEVLIAEALAANAGALITSTDILGTNPESLTQPSDGQGLPLLPEPLGNSTSGECLLLEAEGMSKSYCSGTERVSLMADGKIFVGSGSSGGTEGLVMNSDILGATTEVLIEDSDSAGP, encoded by the exons ATcccaaggaagaaaaagaggaagaagacgaTTCTGCCCTCCCTCAGGAAGTTTCCATTGCTGCATCTAGACCTAGCCGGGGCTGGCGTAGTAGTAGGACATCTGTTTCTCGCCATCGTGATACAGAGAACACCCGAAGCTCTCGGTCCAAGACCGGTTCATTGCAGCTCATTTGCAAGTCAGAACCAAATACAGACCAACTTGATTATG ATGTTGGAGAAGAGCATCAGTCTCCAGGTGGCATtag tagtgaagaggaagaggaggaggaagaagagatgtTAATCAGTGAAGAGGAGATACCATTCAAAGATGATCCAAGAGATGAGACCTACAAACCCCACTTAGAAAG GGAAACCCCAAAGCCACGGAGAAAATCAGGGAAagtaaaagaagagaaggagaagaaggaaattaAAGTGGAAGTAGAGGTGGAGGTGAAAGAAGAGGAGAATGAAATTAGGGAGGATGAGGAACCTCCAAGGAA GAGAGGAAGAAGACGAAAAGATGACAAAAGTCCACGTTTACCCAAAAGGAG AAAAAAGCCTCCAATCCAGTATGTCCGTTGTGAGATGGAAGGATGTGGAACTGTCCTTGCCCATCCTCGCTATTTGCAG CACCACATTAAATACCAGCATTTGCTGAAGAAGAAATATGTATGTCCCCATCCCTCCTGTGGACGACTCTTCAGGCTCCAGAAGCAACTTCTGCGACATGCCAAACATCATACAG ATCAAAGGGATTATATCTGTGAATATTGTGCTCGGGCCTTCAAGAGTTCCCACAATCTGGCAGTGCACCGGATGATTCACACTGGCGAGAAGCCATTACA ATGTGAGATCTGTGGATTTACTTGTCGACAAAAGGCATCTCTTAATTGGCACATGAAGAAACATGATGCAGACTCCTTCTACCAGTTTTCTTGCAATATCTGTGGCAAAAAATTTGAGAAGAAGGACAGCGTAGTGGCACACAAGGCAAAAAGCCACCCTGAGGTGCTGATTGCAGAAGCTCTGGCTGCCAATGCAGGCGCCCTCATCACCAGCACAGATATCTTGGGCACTAACCCAGAGTCCCTGACGCAGCCTTCAGATGGTCAgggtcttcctcttcttcctgagcCCTTGGGAAACTCAACCTCTGGAGAGTGCCTACTGTTAGAAGCTGAAGGGATGTCAAAGTCATACTGCAGTGGGACGGAACGGGTGAGCCTGATGGCTGATGGGAAGATCTTTGTGGGAAGCGGCAGCAGTGGAGGCACTGAAGGGCTGGTTATGAACTCAGATATACTCGGTGCTACCACAGAGGTTCTGATTGAAGATTCAGACTCTGCCGGACCTTAG
- the ZFP91 gene encoding E3 ubiquitin-protein ligase ZFP91 isoform X5, whose translation MALIFKDLGVCIEKVTTDKDPKEEKEEEDDSALPQEVSIAASRPSRGWRSSRTSVSRHRDTENTRSSRSKTGSLQLICKSEPNTDQLDYDVGEEHQSPGGISEEEEEEEEEMLISEEEIPFKDDPRDETYKPHLERETPKPRRKSGKVKEEKEKKEIKVEVEVEVKEEENEIREDEEPPRKRGRRRKDDKSPRLPKRRKKPPIQYVRCEMEGCGTVLAHPRYLQHHIKYQHLLKKKYVCPHPSCGRLFRLQKQLLRHAKHHTDQRDYICEYCARAFKSSHNLAVHRMIHTGEKPLQCEICGFTCRQKASLNWHMKKHDADSFYQFSCNICGKKFEKKDSVVAHKAKSHPEVLIAEALAANAGALITSTDILGTNPESLTQPSDGQGLPLLPEPLGNSTSGECLLLEAEGMSKSYCSGTERVSLMADGKIFVGSGSSGGTEGLVMNSDILGATTEVLIEDSDSAGP comes from the exons ATcccaaggaagaaaaagaggaagaagacgaTTCTGCCCTCCCTCAGGAAGTTTCCATTGCTGCATCTAGACCTAGCCGGGGCTGGCGTAGTAGTAGGACATCTGTTTCTCGCCATCGTGATACAGAGAACACCCGAAGCTCTCGGTCCAAGACCGGTTCATTGCAGCTCATTTGCAAGTCAGAACCAAATACAGACCAACTTGATTATG ATGTTGGAGAAGAGCATCAGTCTCCAGGTGGCATtag tgaagaggaagaggaggaggaagaagagatgtTAATCAGTGAAGAGGAGATACCATTCAAAGATGATCCAAGAGATGAGACCTACAAACCCCACTTAGAAAG GGAAACCCCAAAGCCACGGAGAAAATCAGGGAAagtaaaagaagagaaggagaagaaggaaattaAAGTGGAAGTAGAGGTGGAGGTGAAAGAAGAGGAGAATGAAATTAGGGAGGATGAGGAACCTCCAAGGAA GAGAGGAAGAAGACGAAAAGATGACAAAAGTCCACGTTTACCCAAAAGGAG AAAAAAGCCTCCAATCCAGTATGTCCGTTGTGAGATGGAAGGATGTGGAACTGTCCTTGCCCATCCTCGCTATTTGCAG CACCACATTAAATACCAGCATTTGCTGAAGAAGAAATATGTATGTCCCCATCCCTCCTGTGGACGACTCTTCAGGCTCCAGAAGCAACTTCTGCGACATGCCAAACATCATACAG ATCAAAGGGATTATATCTGTGAATATTGTGCTCGGGCCTTCAAGAGTTCCCACAATCTGGCAGTGCACCGGATGATTCACACTGGCGAGAAGCCATTACA ATGTGAGATCTGTGGATTTACTTGTCGACAAAAGGCATCTCTTAATTGGCACATGAAGAAACATGATGCAGACTCCTTCTACCAGTTTTCTTGCAATATCTGTGGCAAAAAATTTGAGAAGAAGGACAGCGTAGTGGCACACAAGGCAAAAAGCCACCCTGAGGTGCTGATTGCAGAAGCTCTGGCTGCCAATGCAGGCGCCCTCATCACCAGCACAGATATCTTGGGCACTAACCCAGAGTCCCTGACGCAGCCTTCAGATGGTCAgggtcttcctcttcttcctgagcCCTTGGGAAACTCAACCTCTGGAGAGTGCCTACTGTTAGAAGCTGAAGGGATGTCAAAGTCATACTGCAGTGGGACGGAACGGGTGAGCCTGATGGCTGATGGGAAGATCTTTGTGGGAAGCGGCAGCAGTGGAGGCACTGAAGGGCTGGTTATGAACTCAGATATACTCGGTGCTACCACAGAGGTTCTGATTGAAGATTCAGACTCTGCCGGACCTTAG
- the CNTF gene encoding ciliary neurotrophic factor, giving the protein MAFTEHSPLTPHRRDLCSRSIWLARKIRSDLTALTESYVKHQGLNKNINLDSADGVPVASTDQWSELTEAERLQENLQAYRTFHVLLARLLEDQQVHFTPTEGDFHQAIHTLLLQVAAFAYQIEELMILLEYKIPRNEADGMPINVGDGGLFEKKLWGLKVLQELSQWTVRSIHDLRVISSHQTGIPARGSHYIANNKKM; this is encoded by the exons ATGGCTTTCACAGAGCATTCACCGCTGACCCCTCACCGTCGGGACCTCTGTAGCCGCTCTATCTGGCTAGCAAGGAAGATTCGTTCAGACCTGACTGCTCTTACGGAATCCTAT GTGAAGCATCAGGGCCTGAACAAGAACATCAACCTGGACTCTGCGGATGGGGTGCCAGTGGCAAGCACTGATCAGTGGAGTGAGCTGACCGAGGCAGAGCGACTCCAAGAGAACCTTCAAGCTTATCGTACCTTCCATgttttgttggccaggctcttAGAAGACCAGCAGGTGCATTTTACCCCAACCGAAGGTGACTTCCATCAAGCTATACATACCCTTCTTCTCCAGGTCGCTGCCTTTGCATACCAGATAGAGGAGTTAATGATACTCCTGGAATACAAGATCCCCCGCAATGAGGCTGATGGGATGCCTATTAATGTTGGAGATGGTGGTCTCTTTGAGAAGAAGCTGTGGGGCCTAAAGGTGCTGCAGGAGCTTTCACAGTGGACAGTAAGGTCCATCCATGACCTTCGTGTCATTTCTTCTCATCAGACTGGGATCCCAGCACGTGGGAGCCATTATATTGCTAACAACAAGAAAATGTAG